From a single Brassica napus cultivar Da-Ae chromosome C9, Da-Ae, whole genome shotgun sequence genomic region:
- the LOC106435863 gene encoding sulfoquinovosyl transferase SQD2: MNLSFSSLSVTSPPFLPSTTKHTCCCSSSATTRCSFVNSPVSIGVSSPRRLPISLVRKQSKTFFGVVSTSSGSRDMKSVTQVSGDGDEAPLLDPESYSKPRRIALFVEPSPFAYVSGYKNRFQNFIRYLREMGDEVIVVTTHEGVPEEFYGAKVIGSKSFPCPWYQKVPLSLALSPRIISEIARFKPDIIHASSPGIMVFGALAIAKILSVPIVMSYHTHVPVYIPRYTFSWLVQPMWSVIRFLHRAADLTLVPSAAIGKDLIAAGATAANQLRLWNKGVDSESFNPCFRSQEMRIRLSNGEPEKPLVIHVGRIGVEKSLELLKSVMDKLPEARIAFIGDGPYREDLEKLFAGMPAVFTGMLQGEELSQAYASGDVFVMPSESETLGLVVLEAMASGLPVVAARAGGIPDIIPEDQEGKTGFLFSPGDVEDCVTKVRSLLNDSETRDIIGKAAREETEKYDWRAATTKIRNEQYSAAIWFWRKKKAQVLGPLNWLVKRLFPVPSAS, encoded by the exons atgaacctttctttttcttctctctctgtaACATCTCCTCCCTTTCTTCCTAGCACGACCAAACACACTTGTTGTTGTTCTTCCTCTGCAACCACAAGGTGTTCTTTTGTTAACTCCCCTGTTTCCATCGGTGTTTCGTCTCCACGGAGATTACCCATTAGCTTGGTTCGCAAGCAATCTAAAACTTTCTTCGGGGTGGTTTCTACTTCGTCTGGGTCGAGGGATATGAAGTCTGTCACTCAAGTTAGTGGGGATGGAGACGAGGCTCCCCTTCTCGATCCCGAGTCCTACTCCAAGCCCAGGCGTATTGCTCTCTTTGTCGAGCCTTCCCCCTTTGC CTATGTCTCAGGTTACAAAAACAGATTCCAGAACTTCATTAGGTATCTTCGTGAAATGGGAGACGag GTTATTGTTGTTACGACACATGAAGGCGTTCCCGAAGAGTTTTATGGAGCTAAAGTCATTGGCTCAAAAAG CTTCCCTTGCCCTTGGTACCAAAAGGTTCCCCTCTCCCTTGCGCTTAGTCCTCGAATTATCTCCGAAATTGCTCGCTTTAAGCCTGACATCATTCACGCTTCTTCTCCTGGGATTATG gtTTTTGGTGCTCTGGCTATAGCAAAAATACTATCTGTACCTATTGTAATGTCTTATCACACACACGTCCCTGT ATACATTCCAAGATACACTTTTAGTTGGTTGGTCCAACCAATGTGGTCAGTGATAA gaTTTCTTCACCGAGCGGCTGATCTTACATTAGTTCCTTCCGCTGCCATTGGCAAAGATCTTATTGCAGCTGGTGCAACCGCAG CTAATCAACTTCGACTTTGGAATAAGGGTGTTGATTCAGAAAGCTTCAATCCCTGTTTCCGCTCTCAAGAAATGCGTATAAGACTAAG TAACGGTGAACCAGAAAAGCCTCTAGTCATCCATGTAGGTCGTATTGGCGTAGAAAAGAGTTTGGAGCTTCTAAAAAG TGTAATGGACAAATTGCCTGAAGCTCGGATTGCTTTCATTGGAGATGGACCATACAG agaggatCTTGAGAAGCTGTTTGCCGGAATGCCAGCGGTGTTCACGGGAATGTTACAAGGGGAGGAACTCTCACAAGCTTACGCAAGCGGAGATGTGTTTGTGATGCCATCAGAGTCGGAGACGCTTGGCCTTGTGGTTCTTGAGGCAATGGCTTCTGGACTTCCTGTTGTTGCGGCTCGGGCTGGTGGAATCCCTGATATCATCCCTGAAGATCAG GAGGGGAAAACGGGGTTTCTGTTCAGCCCTGGAGATGTGGAAGACTGCGTGACAAAGGTGAGAAGTTTATTGAACGACAGTGAAACAAGAGACATCATAGGAAAAGCGGCAAGAGAAGAAACGGAGAAGTATGATTGGAGAGCAGCAACGACCAAGATACGCAATGAACAGTACAGTGCAGCTATCTGGTtctggaggaagaagaaagctcAGGTTTTGGGACCACTCAATTGGTTGGTTAAACGACTCTTTCCTGTGCCCTCCGCAAGTTAA
- the BNACNNG03880D gene encoding josephin-like protein: MSRIGSKRVSFSPDPEGGNEEPIIYPTHNGRRRVVSDGVFSFSVRSSPRARRLLRRIGAGVAKTLRFMSLGRKTSSNTKSTQSTSTSSSSLSCSSSSSIYLVKSKSVNESESHRAEAIEDCIEFLHSSSSLSRSNSISAWSC; this comes from the coding sequence ATGTCTCGAATAGGATCCAAAAGAGTAAGCTTTAGTCCGGACCCTGAAGGAGGGAACGAGGAACCGATCATCTATCCAACACACAACGGTCGTCGGAGGGTCGTCAGCGACGGAGTTTTCAGTTTCAGCGTCAGGAGTTCGCCAAGAGCGAGGAGATTACTCCGGCGTATTGGAGCCGGAGTCGCCAAAACGTTGCGTTTTATGTCACTGGGAAGGAAGACTAGTAGTAACACCAAATCCACGCAGTCTACTTctacttcttcttcgtctttgtCTTGTTCCTCTTCATCGTCGATTTATCTGGTGAAGTCAAAGTCTGTAAACGAGTCAGAGTCTCACCGTGCAGAAGCTATTGAGGACTGCATCGAGTTCTTACACTCTTCTTCGTCTCTGTCGAGATCAAACTCCATCTCTGCCTGGTCTTGCTAA